The sequence gtgaggagtacaaagacaagtgtgtcttgcctacagtcaagcatggtggtgggagtgtcatggtctgggcctgcatgagtgctgccggcactggggagctacagttcattgagggaaccatggatgccaacatgtactgtgacatactgaagcagagcatgatcccctcccttcggagactgggccacagggcagtataacaatatgataacgaccccaaacacacctccaagatgactaCTGCCTTgataaagaagctgagggtaaaggtgatggactggccaagcatgtctccagacctaaaccctactGAACATCTGTGCGGCATcttcaaacggaaggtgggagAGTGCAAGgactctaacatccaccagctctgtgatgtcatcatggaggagtggaagaggactccagtggcaacctgtgaagctctggtgaactccatgcccaagagagttaaggcagtgctggaaaataatggtggccacacaaagtATTGACACTTTAGGCCCAAttcagacatttccacttaggggtgtagtcacttttgttgcatgcttctaggctgattggagtctctaaattgcctgtagtgtgtgagtgaatgagtgtgtgtgtgtgtgtgtgccctgagatgggttggcactccgtccagggtgtatcctgcacTGATGTccaatgatgcctgagataggcacaggctctcCGTGACCCAAGAATAGATctgataagcggtacagacaatgaaatgaaatgaaatgaaaggtaCTGGAAGAGAGCTGTGGAGCCTGGCAGGTGGTATCTTGGGCTGTTCTACTGAGCACAGACGAGGCAGGCCACCAGAGTCATGAACATCTCTCATGACTGATGGCCACCAGAAATGTTGCAGGAGCTAGGCCAGGGTGTGGGTGGTTCCAGGATGGCAGAACCGATGGGACTTGCGGCACCTTTGGAGAACTTGGGGATGTATTGGCACAGGAATATAGAGCTTTCCCTCTGGGTAGCCTTCAGGGATGGGCAAGTTGATAGTGGCCTGTAAAAGTTTCCTCTCTGTGTCAAGATGCATAGTTCTGACTCTCACATGGGCTCTGTGCTGAGTTTCTCATCTACTGGTGTGAAATGACAGGAATGGGCATCTGGCTTGCTGTTTTCAGCCCCTGGGCAACAAACAGAGAGTGCAAAGCAGAACCTGTCAAAGAAAAGCGCCCAATGGGCCTGGTGAGGATTGAGCCTACTTACTTAAGGTTTTTGTGGGGGTGTTGGTCAGGTGAAAGTGCATCACTTAATATTTGCTGTGGCCAGTGGGTGTGTTAAATGCAGTTTTCCATTCGTCACCCTCCCGACTGCGAACCAGATGATAAGTGTTCCAAATATCCAGCTTTGTGAAAATAGATGCCCCCTGGAGGAAATCAAAAGCTGAAGTCACCAAAGGCAGGGGTAACGATTTTTTATAGAAATAGCCTTGAGAAAACTCTGGATTAATAAACTAATGTTCTATAGTACTCCtgaaaaaatattgaattcTGTTCGGCAAAACCACACAAACTTTGCAGaggtttttttggggtttttttgttaattgttaTGTTAGAAAATAAGGAAtcttgaataataaaaaaaaataataaggaatcttaaataataaaatcttaaaataaaagattaaaagattaaaatcttaaaataaaaacaaatttgttATATTTAAGTAGACATGGTCAAGTTCATCAAATGCTTGTTCCAGGTGGAGTTTATATACATGCCTGCCATTTTGTGAAAACAATTACGTTTCTATTTAAACACTAGTCTGtgcaacagaaaaacaaatagagagagagagagagagagagagagagagttccaTTTTATTCTCCACCCTTTGAAAAGTAAATCAGGTCAAACCAGTTTAAAGGGCAGTAACACTTTGGTTTGCTGGATGAAACTCAGTGAGTACATTTCcatttgtttataaatatataaatatggtaTAAAAcctgtatataattataaaaatgttgTAACTTGTCACTAAGACCAAATTAAGCTCTTTATGAAAAGATAGcattataaatgaattatttaaggACACAGAGTCAGATTTTGTGTTTTATCTTTGTGTGACTTGAAGAAACATAAAGACACATGACACAATAAGGTAcactgtataatatataatgtaaaatgtaCGCTGTAGCATTCTCTTAACTGTAACACAAGGAGATTAGGTTATTAATTACTGTAAACTTTAGATTTTGATCCAAACTCTCTTTTCACATTTTgtctttatatttacagtaaagaAAGTTGCCAATatgtacatttaaatttattttcccAGAACCTAACTCTGCCTTACTAAATACCTCTAATTATCTTAATTATAATATGGTAtatgataatattatataaaatgtataattatatattataattataatacagacacagacaaattacggcatttggcagacagcctCATCCAGAGCATCTTACTTATCTAATTCATAAAACGatgcagttgagggttaagggacttgctcaagggccccaaaGTGGGAgcttgaactcacaaccttctaatcaatagtccaacacctcaACCACTAATCTACCACTTAAATCTGGGAAATGTTTGTCTAAATGCTATCCTCAGTTTATGTAGAATGAGAATGTTTTTAATCTGTCTCTATCTAAAGCATTGAGTTGAATGTCTTATGGGTTCAAACAGGTTTGtctagaaaacaaaaacaaaaaaggtcaTGTGATTTCATGTCATGAACACACAGATAATCGCTTTATCATTAGCTTCCCCAACAATAAAATGTATTCAGTTCTGAATGAATTCTGAATTTAATTTGTATAGTATtattaacaatggacattacagcaacaaagaagctttacagGAACAGCTACAAAAGGCCTTCTTGAgttattttctctgttttccttACAATGTTTTTCTTCTAATGTTTCCTGATATGACTGCCCCAGTACAGTTTGCAGAGGAtcttgtaagaaaaataaaacgatgagggCACCGAAGATCTTAATGAAGAAGTTTATTGCAGCGGcacagtgacaaaatacataaagtacttCTGGTTCATCAGAGTCAAAAGAAtgcaggacaaatcctgctcaaaccttttatacagtgtttcctgtgtgtaatttaaataagtttcactttaaatgtaaattagtgtaagaactgagtatcCCCCAAATGGTCATCACAGTCACATacaccttggctaggtattgttctaggtgttatcacccaaatggtcgggCAATACTAAATagtaatcacggtcacgtataccctttgttcagtgatggtccttgatgtcttgctgccgctcccatactaataattgattggatcaagtgttctaaatgtttggtaatgctgctttaagccaatgtaaaaataccaaatagataaactgaattgaattaaagatatttctatatgatatgtaagcctgtttgggaatgagctctttcagatgtgtactgtggagtggaacctgggttgaggcagtctgtagtttcttacaagCTTCTCAGTGTTCCCACCTCCATACTTCACTGAGGGTGTGGTGTTGCTTTTATCTCCATTCTCTTTTTGAGTGACTGCTGGTTTCTCTTTTACCCTCCTAATCATTAATCTGAGAGTGTGATctgctgtagaaaggacattattaacatttacattatttactgtccagtgtcacccgaatgaggatgggttcacttatgagcctggttccttttaaggtttcaagattcaagattcaagattcaagaagctttactgtcatttcccccacatatatctgacgcagtacagagtgaaatgaaacaccgtttctccaggacctggtgctacagaaacatacaacatagagttcaacacaaagaacagcacagagctaggacaggagttTATCCAAgacacataaagtgtaaagtgtgcagctaggtgcaaacagagcaaagacaagacagtgcagaaacaagaagtacaaaaaagacaacacaaaaacacaggacaaaaAAAGCCAAAACCTTGATGGCCCACCCTTGATGATGGGGTGTGGATTTAATGTCCTGAATATACACAAAGTTGCtcctaatatttaatatttgtgtataaaaaagaaaaatatatacatgtaaaaaagtccacaaaaaacacagaacCTGTGATTGTGTATACACCTCCTCTTTACAAACCGCTGAATTAGTTCTGGTTTAGTTTTTAAATAACTGTCCTTTTTcttggggtttgtgtgtgtgtgtgtgtgtgtgtgtgtttgcattcaTGAACACAGGATTTCCAACATGGAATATGAACAGAGTCTCCCGACAGAATCAGACGAAAAGTCAGGCAaaaggtgagagagaaaatatctGATCATATTCAGCAACAATAAAAGATCAGACTCACAAAAGTGTGTTTACTGACTAATGACCTGAGAAAACAGAATAAACTGATGTTCTGCTGCAGATGTTCCAGTAGATATTATTGATCTGGAGaatttattcactcactaaGTGAAGAAGTGGAAGActgtgtaataataaataacaaaaaaactactttagtgtctgtgtgtgtttcagtctgATGGAGGAGAGATCAGACTCACCAGAACCCAGCTGTGTCTCCATGAAGAGTGACAACtcgatggagtctccagtgaaaTTTAGAGGCGAAGACCCTCCTACTGTTCAGAGGTACTGATCTGAGATCTGATATATATAGCGTTAATTTTGTTAATGTTTAAGGCAGGAACTTAAATTCTATCAGCAGTGTCTAAAAATCTTTCTCTGGCTACAGTACAAAGATAAAAATGCAATATTATGCCAAAATTACAAATCCTGGAAAGAACTAGCAGGTTCTGCGTTGTTTATGGAGAAGAACCCACATTAGGAGTCACATTATGGTGCTGCATGTCAGACTTCTTGGATTTTTTTCGTGTAGTGATGACAGCGAGTTAAAATACTCCATCATTTATGATCttacagaaaagagagagacatcatTCTAAACTGCAGCAGGTCTACTTTTATTTGTATCTgcttacaataaaaacacagtgaTGTGCTTTCCACTGCCTTCAGCTCTGTGGAGTTTTATCTGGAGCGCTCACCGTCTCATTGTTGTACAAACACAAGAAATATGTTCATAGAAACCTTGAAATGTCTACTATCAAACTGATCGATTGATTGCCGAGGCAGAACGGGAAAAGGTGAAATGTGACAAAGAGATTGaaagttagcatctaaccagatgTGCATAGTTgcatatttacaataatttaTGAAAGATATATATCGAACATCTTCTTTATAAAATATCTGAGAAATCCCCCCTTGAAAATCAATTGCTTGGTGCCAGACATACTTCTACGAAAGGCCTATCTTCCATATATAGCATCCTCATTAATAATCTCCTAGCCTAGCATAAGTcttcaataaaacaaaaatggaagTGCAGATCTGGAGTGCTTTTATGATGATAGTGATTGGGGTACTCTCCTAGAAAATTCACAAACTGCATTGGTATTTACCGAACACAGAACACATCTTAAACAGAGCATATTAAACCCTCTACAGAATAAACAAACTTAATGGTGAAATCTCGGCCATGTGTGAAAGATGTGAAACGTCTGCTGGGATTCTTCTTCACATGCTCTGGAGCTGTCCAGTTCTAGAAGCTTTATGGAAATATGTAATAGCAATAATCTCTGAAATATCAAAGAATCATGACTTTGACCGTAAAGTGTGGATACTGGGTGATGTTAGTTCACTTCACATCATCATGAAAAGTATTTTATCTTGTTAGCAAgaactgcagcaaaaaaagTATGCTCAAAAACTGGAAATCAGAAAATCCCCCAGAAAGAAAACTCTGGATTAATAAACTAATGTTCTATAGTACTCCtgaaaaaatattgaattcTGTTCAGCAAAACCCCACAAACTTTGCAGAGGTTTTTTTGGGGTATTTTTGTTaattgttattttagaaaataaagaatcttaaataataaaaaaaataataaggaatcttaaataataaaatctgtcTCTAAATATAACAAATTTGTTATATTTAAGTAGACATGGTCAAGTTCATCAAATGCTTGTTCCAGGTGAAGTTTATATACATGCCTGCCATTTTGTGAAAACaattacatttctatttaaacactaatctgtgcaacagaaaaacaaataaagagagagagaaagagagagagagagagagagagagagagagaaagaaagaaagaaagaaagagagagagagagagagttccaTTTTATTCTCCACCCTTTGAAAAGTAAATCAGGTCAAACCAGTTTAAAGGGCAGTAACACTTTGGTTTGCTGGATGAAACTCAGTGAGTACATTTCcatttgtttataaatatataaatatggtaTAAAAcctgtatataattataaaaatgttgTAACTTGTCACTAAGACCAAATTAAGCTCTTTATGAAAAGATAGcattataaatgaattatttaaggACACAGAGTCAGATTTTGTGTTTTATCTTTGTGTGACTTGAAGAAACATAAAGACACATGACACAATAAGGTAcactgtataatatataatgtaaaatgtaCGCTGTAGCATTCTCTTAACTGTAACACAAGGAGATTAGGTTATTAATTACTGTAAACTACAGTACATCCCCTACACTTATTTAGAGGCGAAGACCCTCCTACTGTTCAGAGGTACTGATCTGAGATCTGATATATATAGCGTTAATTTTGTTAATGTTTAAGGCAGGAACTTAAATTCTATCAGCAGTGTCTAAAAATCTTTCTCTGGCTACAGTACAAAGATAAAAATGCAATATTATGCCAAAATTACAAATCCTGGAAAGAACTAGCAGGTTCTGCGTTGTTTATGGAGAAGAACCCACATTAGGAGTCACATTATGGTGCTGCATGCCGGACTTCTTGGATTTTTTTCGTGTAGTGATGACAGCGAGTTAAAATACTCCATCATTTATGATCttacagaaaagagagagacatcatTCTAAACTGCAGCAGGTCTACTTTTATTTGTATCTgcttacaataaaaacacagtgaTGTGCTTTCCACTGCCTTCAGCTCTGTGGAGTTTTATCTGGAGCGCTCACCGTCTCATTGTTGTACAAACACAAGAAATATGTTCATAGAAACCTTGAAATGTCTACTATCAAACTGATCgatttaaaattaaaacaaatatgcTTAATGAATATGTTTGTGTAACATGCACAAAAACTATGTGTGTACATTGTTTGTACATCTTATGTACTTCTTTGTAAATTTTTTCAGTCTCAACTCATTAGCGTTAGACACGGCTATTCATATGGTAATAGTCTGcatgaataatttaaataagGTAAACACCCACCATCAATGCAACCAATCCGCAGTGGCATTCCACCTTGATAGACCCATTGGGGGTGGGTATTTATCTCCCCAGGTGtgagatattaatatttatgacCATTGCCACGCCCAAAAGTGTCACACAAATGTTAATGAGTGTACTATTTTAATGAACAGGATGGTTTTCACAACAATGTTGTAACAAAGACTAGACCTAAGTCTTCGTTACAGCACTGTTGTGAAAACCATCTTGTAACCCAGGGCACAAAAAGTTAGAAAATATACTTAAATATGTGTTTTATGGACCTGTCTCAACATCTCAAAAATGTAGTTTTATTACTAAACACAATTAAACTTGATAGGTAACTGAAATAATAAGAATGTTCATGACATGTCAAAACATCTCTAGGGTCTTAAAAATCACCAGACCTCTAAGGGTTAAAAGGATGCACTGAATAAAACACAGTTCATCACAGAGACATTTACATTGCAGGAACGTGTATAAACAGGTCCCAGACTAGTAATCCTCAGGcaatccaagctgctgctggCAGACAAGAGAGTGTTGTGAGAGAAGAGGCACATAAACAACTGAAAATCTAATATAAAATTTGcaggattatttttatttatacatcactacctcaaccctgttaatatttcatccgctgttgtacatcatatcattttatttcatttcattttacgtTTGATTGTACATCGCATTTCATTGTTTCATAGATTTTTTTGTACTtcttgtttctgcactgtcttgtctttgctctgtttgcacctagctgcacactgtacactttatgtGTCTTGGATAaactcctgtcctagctctgtgctgttcttgttgtatgtttctgtatcaccaggtcctggagaaatgctgtttcatttcactctgtactgtgtcagatatatgtggttgaaatgacaataaagcttcttgaatcttgaatctagaATCAACATGCAAGTGATGTTAGAGCTTAACGTTTTATCGGTTTGCCTTGTAACAATCCTTCTATGTACAGTAAAAACTCTGCCCTGTAATGTAGTGGAGCAGAGATGGTAGAACATCTAATTCACATGTAAATGCTGAAggaaagtacagaagtacttagTTAATTTCCACCTCTGTTAAAAGCCCAAAATGTCAGACAGTTTGTATTTGTGAagttcatttttaatgttaGTCACTGTGGCCCTGTGTTGAATGCTAAAGTGATATATTCATGTTATTCCTTAAAAAGGAACTCATAATAAAAGTATTTTAgaaaagtaaattaaattaatagcAATTTCTCTGATTTTCATGTAAGTTAGTGTAATATCTAACTAATCTTCAGCTGTTTTAGATAACGTAGGGATATTAAGGGTGTTTAAGCTCTGAGTGTACGAGTCTGTTCTTTTACCTTTTCCTTTTCCAGTAGGTtaacaacacaaacattacaTCATCTGCTTTAATTTATCAGAGAAGTGACCGTCTCTAACAGTACTGGTACTTGTCTCTGAAGTGTCTGATTGTTAGCTTGGAGCTTGTCCACATTGTCCTCTGTGTCACACAGCATGGATCATTGTACCTGAGAATTTCTCAGATCTTTAGGACTCCTTAAAATTTGGAGCCTCGTGTCCTGCATCACTTTCCGCAGCTCGTTTAACTCCGATCCTTCATTTAGCATTTCTGCTGGAGATGTGCTAGCTTTAGCTAGGTTGCTGTCATTCTCTCGTATttctacagtttttttttttttttttgatggtcTGGGCATTATGATGCTGAAACCTCTTCCAAAGTGTTTAACTCAATGttatactatttatttattgaaaaccAAGTGGAAGTTATTTCTGCTGTTCATGCTGAGACCTAGAATCCAGAGTTTACTCACTGGAGCATCATCTTACCTACTACAAAATATAATCTTTCATTTTACCATCATCatgtaaaatttatattttccaCAGAATTTCAAAGAGGAAAACCAAGATTACAAGCAGAACAGAACAAGATCCTCATCAGATCACCAGACTCCAGACTGGTaaggattcaaactcatgatTATTCCATCACTTAACCTTTAGAGGAAGAACATAGTCACTTTAGGGGTGTTTTACATCACTTTCAGAACATTCCAGTGAACACTGGAGTTCAGTGGATTAGAAGAGTGGTCTGAtgtgaaatataataaatataagccTTTAACTTTTCTAAGCAGTTACCAAATCAGTGtcttctaaaaaataataaaactgatttAGACAAATGATATTATTgatagtgtttatataatacaatatttatcattatactttatttactgtttattagaGCCGGACCTGATCTCTGAGTATCAGAAAAAACTCAAATCCCACCTGAGAGAAAAGtttaaaagaattaatgaaggaatctCACAGCCTGGAACCTCAGCACTTctgaatgagatctacacagagctctacatcacagagggtTGGAGTGAAGATGTCAATAAAgaacatgaggtgagacagatagagacagtgTCCAGGAGACCAACAACACAGGAGACACCCATCAACAGTAATGATCTCTTTAAGGACAAGTCCATCAGAACTGTCCTGACTAAAGGAGTTGCTGGaattggaaaaacagtctctgtgcaaaagttcattctggactggACTGAAGGAAAAGCAAATCAGGACATCACCTTCATGTTTCCACTTCCCTTTAGAGAGCTGAATCTGATGAAGCAGAAAAATCTCAGTCTGATGGATCTTCTTCATCACTTTTTCCCAGAAATAAAACTAGAATTAATAAACTGTGACTCCTACAAAGTCCTGTTCATCTTTGATGGTCTGGATGAGTGTCGACTTCCTCTAAATTTCCAGAAgaatgagagattgtgtgatgtgacagaGTCAGCCTCAGTGGATGTTCTGCTGACGAACCTCATCAAGgggaatctgcttccctctgaTCTCCTCTGGATAACATCTCGACCaggagcagccaatcagatcccTCCTGAGTGTGTAGACCAGCTAACAGAGGTACGAGGCTTTAGTGATCCTCAGAAAgaggagtacttcaggaagaggatcagtGATCAGAACCTGGCCAATAAAATCATCAGACACATGAAGTCTTCAAGAGGtctctacatcatgtgccacatcccagtcttctgctggatctcagccactgttctagagagaatgttgggtgaagcagagagtggaaagatccccaagactctgactaaaatgttcacacacttcctgatctttcagatcaaacacaaggaCCAAAAGTACCATCAGAAACATGACCCTGATCCTCAGCAGATCAGAGAGAGCATCCTGGCACTGGGAAAACTGGCTTTCCAGCAGCTGGAGAAAGgaaacctgatcttctatgaggaagacctgagagagtgtggcattgatgtCAGAGAAGTGTCAGTGGACTCAGGAGTGTGTAcccagatcttcagagaggagtttgggctTCCCCTGGGGAAGGTCTTCAGCTTTGTACATCTGAGTGTTCAGGAGTTTCTGGCTGCTTTATACGCATCTCACCACTTTATCAGCAGAAATGTAACAGAACAACAAACCACTGATCTGTCTGATCTTTTCAACAAGTCAAACATGTCTGATTTCCTGAAGTGTACAGTGGACAAGGCCTTACAGAGTGAGATCGGACACCTGGACCTGTTCCTCCGCTTCcttctgggtctctcactggagtccaatcaGACTCTATTACGAGACATAAtgccacagacaggaagtagctctcacagcaaacaggaaacagtCGAGTACATCAAGGAGAAGATCAGGGAGAATCCATCTCCAGAGAAATCCATTaatctgttccactgtctgaatgaactCAGTGATCATTCTCT comes from Hemibagrus wyckioides isolate EC202008001 linkage group LG25, SWU_Hwy_1.0, whole genome shotgun sequence and encodes:
- the LOC131345742 gene encoding NACHT, LRR and PYD domains-containing protein 3-like gives rise to the protein MEYEQSLPTESDEKSGKSLMEERSDSPEPSCVSMKSDNSMESPVKFRGEDPPTVQRISKRKTKITSRTEQDPHQITRLQTEPDLISEYQKKLKSHLREKFKRINEGISQPGTSALLNEIYTELYITEGWSEDVNKEHEVRQIETVSRRPTTQETPINSNDLFKDKSIRTVLTKGVAGIGKTVSVQKFILDWTEGKANQDITFMFPLPFRELNLMKQKNLSLMDLLHHFFPEIKLELINCDSYKVLFIFDGLDECRLPLNFQKNERLCDVTESASVDVLLTNLIKGNLLPSDLLWITSRPGAANQIPPECVDQLTEVRGFSDPQKEEYFRKRISDQNLANKIIRHMKSSRGLYIMCHIPVFCWISATVLERMLGEAESGKIPKTLTKMFTHFLIFQIKHKDQKYHQKHDPDPQQIRESILALGKLAFQQLEKGNLIFYEEDLRECGIDVREVSVDSGVCTQIFREEFGLPLGKVFSFVHLSVQEFLAALYASHHFISRNVTEQQTTDLSDLFNKSNMSDFLKCTVDKALQSEIGHLDLFLRFLLGLSLESNQTLLRDIMPQTGSSSHSKQETVEYIKEKIRENPSPEKSINLFHCLNELSDHSLVQEVQTYLNRKGYSRLSRTSLSPSQWSALVFVLLNSEQEQDEFNLRKFDPSEECLLRLLPVVKASSKADLRECKLTEESCRVLSSVLSSNSSSLRKLNLSYNKLQDSGVKLLSDGLKNPHCTLEILDLRGCNLTEESCRALSSVLSSNSCRLIELDVSNNKLQDSGVKMLSDGLKNPHCTLEILKMWECSITNEGCLALASALRSNPSSHLRELNLNNNKTGKSGMKQLSELLNSPHCKLETLHVTIRTITESQSEDFED